One Brassica napus cultivar Da-Ae chromosome C4, Da-Ae, whole genome shotgun sequence genomic region harbors:
- the LOC111201810 gene encoding uncharacterized protein LOC111201810 produces MSIESSSDSQTPKEDAPPLITTSASKLQDPPSEPTTRSGKNNTMDAVNSVKVILMTNPEEFQTCDGKEEGDVVPQPANNTNNQISGKQDQWTGLFKRTTKKLQKRGESFMLPSGESCVTIPNSVIEKNRKSWDSFIIGQFYSDPPSQGTIQKIVNGIWSKQFRDITVSKMEGFAFLLRIPNASTRAYVLKQCLWQIEGQTMFVAKWEPGVVPTKPELTSAPIWLELRDVPLQFFNEEALEHIASQVGDPKFLHPQTANKLNLEVAKVFTIIDPRVPLPEAVNARFESGEIRRIRVSSPWMPPVCSFCKEVGHPQKRCKKAPITCKICKSTGHLQADYTRAKGKTGAKHTDDNAPPKSPIHARKPPYAATHRNPPHLSLKKSKATFSKMELGGTSLPAGIRASASKGAHPPDLGSPETSPVESDSSDIDSPQSPLSADSGFQEFISRRQKKKDRGRGPKNNHRTGFKKWFKQHRPSFGCLLETHVQRNKQNKFVNSLFPGWGYEANYEFSDLGKIWILWHPSIQVTIIHKSLQMVTCLLNLPDFITPIIVTCVYASTDEAIRTTLWLDIVDISNSSATDGKAWMLIGDFNQVLKPEEHSRPPTLNVDRKTREFQECLADASLSDLSFTGPTFSWWNNQKSNPIGKKLDRILVNDQWLVQFPSSLGIFGPVEFSDHASMSVILKTPQLKHRMPFRFYNFLLLDEEFLPMVAWFWFSTNVVGSDMLRVSKKLKTLKNPIRSFNKDNYSNLEKRIEEARSDLGKIQLDLLNSPTVTLASLEAEAQRKLGILIKAEQVLWLHVARKTIFIFATRGSSGERFETRQAIHDHCLSHFSEFLGIPGSPPLFDPQDLFVLLDFQCSESQKLRLQEEFTTEDIKEAFFSLPRNKSCGPDGYSSEFFIGCWAIIGPEVVSAVKEFFREGKLLKQWNSTTLVLIPKIRNASKIGDFRPISCLNTLYKVISRLLTSRLKEALQQVISHAQSAFMPGRLLAENVLLATELVQGYKKSNISPRAMLKVDLRKAFDTVRWDFVIATLQALGMPVKFVNWISECITTTSFTICINGESGGYFKSMRGLRQGDPLSPYLFVLGMEVFSRLLKSRYDSGYIRYHPNAEPIDISHLMFADDVMVFYDGSSSSLHGISETLDDFASWSGLEINQSKSELFTAGLDQQEANTTMRYGFPMGSFLIRYLGLPLMHRKLKVSEYSLLLDKISGSFNAWSARNLSFAGRLIEGPAFAKVSWATCCLPKREGGLGLRRFETWNKTLCLRLIWLLFAEGGSLWVAWHKHHHLSRSNFWSLDEQAQDSWHWKSLLKLRPLARPFIICTIRNGATASFWFDQWTPLGPLIDTIGVNGPHALRVPLHATVSEATRDGLWLLPAPRSNVVVSLHAYLTTMNVPSHDQGSDLYSWTIEGLKLQHFSSSKTWSVIRERQPARPWFQAVWFNGTLLSMPSTCGSLFRTYYQLLLGWSSSDSTTSPRTLRSIAVQATIYHTWTERNNRVYRSQTLSASDLFWLVDRTIRNTISARKTRKEFKNLMVLWLI; encoded by the exons ATGTCCATAGAATCCTCTAGTGATTCTCAGACCCCAAAGGAAGACGCGCCACCACTCATCACGACTTCTGCGAGCAAGCTCCAGGACCCACCTTCAGAACCCACGACAAGATCTGGAAAAAACAACACTATGGATGCAGTGAACTCTGTGAAGGTCATTCTGATGACTAACCCAGAAGAGTTTCAAACTTGTGATGGAAAGGAGGAAG GTGATGTTGTGCCTCAACCGGCGAACAATACAAACAACCAAATCTCGGGTAAGCAAGATCAGTGGACTGGTTTATTCAAAAGGACCACGAAGAAACTTCAGAAGCGGGGAGAAAGTTTCATGCTTCCATCTGGAGAGTCTTGTGTTACTATACCAAACTCTGTcattgaaaaaaatagaaaatcttGGGATAGTTTCATCATTGGCCAGTTTTACTCTGATCCACCTTCACAAGGTACCATTCAGAAGATAGTAAATGGCATATGGAGCAAACAATTTAGAGACATCACAGTCTCTAAAATGGAAGGGTTCGCATTCCTTCTCAGGATCCCGAATGCATCTACACGCGCTTATGTTCTAAAGCAGTGTCTCTGGCAGATAGAAGGTCAGACAATGTTTGTAGCAAAGTGGGAGCCTGGTGTCGTTCCTACAAAGCCAGAATTGACTTCCGCCCCCATTTGGTTAGAGTTAAGAGATGTTCCCCTACAATTCTTTAATGAGGAGGCCCTTGAACACATCGCAAGTCAAGTGGGTGATCCAAAGTTCCTTCACCCCCAAACTGCAAACAAATTAAACCTGGAAGTGGCAAAGGTTTTTACTATCATTGATCCTAGAGTGCCACTGCCAGAAGCTGTCAATGCGAGATTTGAATCAGGCGAGATTAGGCGTATACGGGTGTCAAGCCCATGGATGCCACCTGTGTGCTCTTTCTGCAAAGAAGTTGGTCATCCCCAAAAGCGCTGCAAGAAAGCTCCCATCACTTGTAAGATCTGCAAGTCGACGGGTCACTTACAAGCTGACTATACACGCGCAAAAGGCAAAACAGGGGCAAAGCACACTGATGACAATGCGCCTCCAAAGTCTCCCATTCATGCTCGGAAACCTCCTTATGCGGCAACTCACAGAAATCCTCCCCACTTATCTTTAAAGAAGTCTAAAGCCACCTTTTCAAAGATGGAACTGGGCGGAACTAGCCTCCCTGCAGGAATTCGCGCCAGTGCTTCAAAAGGCGCTCATCCTCCTGATCTAGGGAGTCCAGAAACCTCACCAGTAGAGTCAGATTCTTCGGACATTGACTCTCCCCAGTCGCCGCTTAGTGCAGATTCGGGCTTTCAGGAATTTATTTCTCGGCGTCAGAAGAAGAAGGATAGGGGCAGGGGCCCCAAAAACAA CCACCGTACTGGTTTTAAAAAATGGTTCAAGCAGCATAGACCATCTTTTGGATGTCTCTTGGAGACTCATGTACAGCGAAATAAGCAAAATAAGTTTGTTAACTCTCTTTTTCCCGGTTGGGGTTATGAAGCCAATTATGAATTCTCTGACCTTGGAAAGATTTGGATCCTCTGGCATCCCTCTATTCAAGTCACaattattcacaaatctcttCAGATGGTGACATGCCTCCTCAACCTTCCGGATTTTATAACTCCAATTATTGTTACATGTGTCTACGCCTCTACAGATGAAGCTATCAGGACAACTCTTTGGTTGGATATCGTTGATATCTCAAACTCCTCAGCCACTGATGGAAAAGCTTGGATGCTAATTGGTGATTTCAACCAAGTTCTAAAACCTGAAGAACACTCTCGCCCTCCTACTTTGAATGTGGATAGGAAGACTAGGGAGTTCCAGGAGTGCCTAGCCGATGCATCTCTCTCTGATCTCAGCTTCACTGGACCAACTTTTTCCTGGTGGAACAATCAAAAATCAAACCCCATCGGGAAAAAGCTGGACCGTATTTTGGTAAATGATCAGTGGCTTGTTCAGTTTCCTTCATCCCTGGGCATCTTTGGTCCTGTGGAATTCTCTGATCACGCCTCCATGTCTGTGATCCTCAAGACCCCTCAGCTGAAGCACCGTATGCCTTTCAGATTCTATAACTTCTTGCTCCTGGACGAAGAATTTCTGCCTATGGTCGCATGGTTCTGGTTTTCTACCAACGTTGTTGGGTCAGACAtgctgagagtctcaaagaaGCTTAAGACGCTAAAGAACCCTATCAGATCTTTCAACAAAGATAACTACTCAAACCTTGAGAAGCGTATAGAGGAAGCAAGGTCTGATCTTGGCAAAATCCAACTTGATCTTCTAAACTCTCCAACAGTTACCTTAGCTTCCCTGGAAGCTGAAGCTCAACGAAAACTAGGGATTCTTATTAAAGCAGAGCAAGT GTTATGGCTACACGTCGCTCGCAAAACCATATTCATATTCGCTACACGTGGCTCCTCTGGTGAACGGTTTGAGACTCGACAAGCGATCCATGATCACTGTCTCTCTCACTTCTCAGAGTTTCTCGGTATCCCTGGCTCTCCGCCATTGTTTGATCCCCAAGATTTATTTGTTCTGCTCGACTTCCAATGCTCTGAATCTCAGAAACTCAGGCTTCAGGAAGAGTTTACGACTGAGGACATCAAAGAGGCTTTCTTCAGCCTACCTAGAAATAAATCTTGCGGACCAGATGGCTACTCTTCTGAATTTTTCATAGGATGTTGGGCAATAATTGGACCGGAGGTTGTCTCAGCGGTAAAAGAGTTCTTCAGGGAAGGGAAGTTATTGAAGCAGTGGAACTCTACAACGCTGGTGCTTATCCCAAAGATCAGGAACGCCTCAAAGATAGGAGACTTTAGGCCGATATCCTGCCTCAATACACTTTACAAGGTTATTTCTCGGCTTCTTACTAGTCGTCTGAAGGAGGCATTACAGCAGGTTATCTCTCACGCGCAATCAGCATTTATGCCGGGTAGGCTCCTAGCAGAAAATGTCCTGCTAGCAACAGAACTTGTTCAAGGGTACAAAAAATCCAATATCTCTCCTCGTGCTATGCTCAAAGTCGATCTTCGCAAAGCTTTCGACACTGTAAGATGGGACTTTGTCATTGCCACACTCCAAGCTCTGGGCATGCCGGTAAAATTTGTAAACTGGATCTCAGAGTGCATCACAACAACATCTTTCACAATTTGCATAAATGGAGAGTCCGGTGGTTATTTCAAAAGCATGAGAGGATTGAGACAGGGAGACCCACTCTCTCCTTATCTCTTTGTCTTGGGCATGGAAGTGTTCTCTAGACTACTCAAATCTAGATATGATTCTGGCTACATCAGGTACCACCCCAATGCCGAACCAATAGACATCTCTCACCTGATGTTTGCGGACGATGTGATGGTCTTTTACGATGGCAGTAGCTCCTCACTTCATGGTATCTCAGAAACTCTTGATGACTTTGCTAGTTGGTCTGGTCTTGAAATAAATCAGAGCAAGTCAGAGCTCTTCACTGCGGGGTTAGATCAGCAGGAAGCAAATACTACTATGAGATATGGTTTTCCTATGGGCTCCTTCCTAATCCGCTATTTAGGACTTCCATTAATGCACAGAAAGCTGAAAGTGTCGGAATATTCGTTGCTTCTTGATAAAATCTCGGGATCCTTCAATGCTTGGTCAGCAAGAAACCTCTCTTTTGCAGGAAGACTG ATTGAGGGCCCGGCCTTCGCCAAAGTATCATGGGCAACTTGTTGTCTTCCCAAAAGAGAGGGTGGACTGGGTCTGCGTCGTTTTGAGACCTGGAACAAAACTCTATGCCTCCGACTGATCTGGCTTCTGTTTGCGGAGGGGGGTTCTTTGTGGGTGGCTTGGCACAAGCACCATCATCTTAGTCGCTCAAACTTTTGGTCTTTGGATGAACAAGCTCAAGACTCCTGGCACTGGAAGTCTCTGTTGAAACTAAGACCCCTTGCTCGTCCTTTTATCATCTGCACCATACGAAATGGAGCCACCGCCAGTTTCTGGTTCGATCAGTGGACTCCGTTAGGACCGTTAATAGACACCATTGGAGTAAATGGACCTCACGCTTTGAGAGTTCCTCTACATGCTACTGTCTCAGAAGCAACCCGAGATGGACTATGGCTTCTGCCAGCTCCTAGATCGAACGTGGTGGTTTCACTACACGCTTACCTGACCACAATGAATGTTCCTTCTCATGACCAAGGATCGGATCTCTATTCTTGGACAATAGAAGGACTGAAACTTCAACATTTCTCCTCCTCTAAAACTTGGAGTGTAATAAGAGAAAGGCAACCTGCCCGTCCATGGTTTCAGGCGGTTTGGTTTAATGGCACACTCCTAAGCATGCCTTCAACATGTGGGTCGCTGTTCAGGACATATTACCAACTC TTACTTGGTTGGTCATCCTCAGACTCCACAACCTCACCGCGAACTCTAAGAAGCATCGCTGTCCAAGCCACCATATACCACACTTGGACTGAAAGAAACAACAGGGTCTACAGGAGTCAGACGCTATCCGCCTCTGATCTTTTCTGGCTCGTTGACAGAACGATAAGAAACACAATCTCTGCTCGTAAGACCAGAAAGGAATTCAAGAACCTCATGGTCCTTTGGTTGATATAG
- the LOC125585441 gene encoding exocyst complex component EXO70H1-like, producing MVLFALTSSSSSSKLKQHSHRSFSESLMEDSIEDAEAIIHQWISPDSSSSSSSSFCCTFSLFSNKNREEAKQFMGAVTTLHSAMVKLISANPASTKLIRAESLLKTSMNHLSKEFYRILKSNRRYLDPESVSARSRNSSRNASKEDDDAEAMADLKMIADCMTSSGYGKECFTIYKKIRKSIIVEALEQLGFENLTLSQVQKLEWQSTEKKTRVWLRAVRKAVTTLFFGERILSDHVFSSSAAIRESSFAEITLQSALALFSFPGNVAKSRKTPEKIFLTLDVYQSIVELMPRIEEVFSYDSTSSVKSQIAGTLANLEEAVVSMIDEFESSISNESSKSVISNGGIHQLTRYVMNYIVFLADYSDTLANIIPETSSFASPEEDESTSSSSLSSPLAKRISWLILFLLCKIDAKSRLYSDVALSYLFLINNLHYVVVKVRTSNLKEVLSEGWLEKHEGKLKKHVAKFEEIVWGELMTSLATADEEEAEEFVRRFSDRFEEVYKRQTGWVVPDSKLRDEIKVSAAMTLIPAYTEFYKRYRVGLRKNVGVAPEDIGNYISDLYFGSGESGCVSSVHSSVSYV from the coding sequence atggtCCTCTTTGCTttaacttcatcttcttcttcttcaaagctGAAACAACATTCACACCGGAGCTTCTCTGAGTCTCTAATGGAAGATAGCATCGAAGACGCTGAAGCCATCATTCACCAATGGATTTCGCcagactcttcttcttcttcttcctcttctttctgCTGCACCTTCTCGCTTTTCTCCAacaaaaacagagaagaagctAAACAATTCATGGGAGCTGTCACGACCTTACACTCCGCAATGGTCAAGCTCATCTCCGCAAATCCAGCATCAACGAAGCTTATCAGAGCAGAGAGTCTACTAAAGACCTCCATGAACCATCTATCCAAAGAGTTCTACAGAATCCTAAAATCAAACCGACGCTACCTCGATCCAGAATCCGTCTCTGCTCGCTCTCGAAACTCTTCAAGAAACGCCtcaaaagaagatgatgatgcagAAGCCATGGCGGATTTGAAGATGATCGCCGACTGCATGACGTCATCAGGATACGGCAAAGAATGCTTCACGATATACAAAAAGATCCGTAAGTCGATCATCGTCGAAGCTTTGGAACAGCTCGGTTTCGAGAATCTAACTCTCTCGCAGGTTCAGAAACTCGAGTGGCAGAGTACGGAGAAGAAGACCAGAGTATGGTTACGAGCGGTGAGAAAAGCCGTTACGACTCTGTTTTTCGGCGAACGGATCCTCTCCGATCACGTCTTCTCTTCCTCAGCCGCGATTCGTGAATCGTCATTCGCTGAAATCACTCTGCAAAGTGCTTTAGCTCTGTTCTCTTTCCCGGGGAACGTGGCGAAATCTCGGAAAACGCCTGAGAAGATCTTCCTCACTCTCGACGTTTACCAGTCGATCGTCGAGCTTATGCCGAGAATCGAAGAAGTTTTCAGTTATGATTCGACGTCTTCCGTCAAATCGCAGATCGCCGGAACCCTAGCGAACCTCGAGGAAGCGGTGGTGTCGATGATCGACGAGTTCGAGTCGTCGATTTCCAACGAATCTTCGAAATCGGTTATCTCCAACGGCGGAATCCACCAGCTTACAAGATACGTAATGAACTACATCGTCTTCCTCGCCGATTACAGCGATACGCTCGCTAACATCATCCCCGAAACGTCGTCGTTCGcttcaccagaagaagatgaatccacgtcatcatcatcattatcatccCCGCTTGCGAAACGAATCTCGTGGCTGATTCTCTTCCTACTCTGCAAAATCGACGCGAAGTCTCGTCTCTACAGCGACGTGGCTCTCTCGTACCTCTTCTTAATCAACAATCTCCACTACGTCGTGGTTAAGGTCCGTACGTCGAATCTCAAGGAGGTTTTGAGCGAGGGTTGGCTGGAGAAGCACGAAGGGAAGTTGAAGAAACACGTCGCGAAATTCGAGGAGATCGTTTGGGGAGAGCTGATGACGTCACTTGCGACGGCGGACGAGGAAGAAGCGGAGGAGTTCGTTAGACGGTTTAGTGACCGGTTCGAGGAAGTGTATAAGAGGCAAACCGGTTGGGTTGTACCGGATTCGAAACTGAGAGATGAAATTAAAGTCTCGGCTGCTATGACGCTTATACCTGCTTACACGGAGTTTTACAAAAGGTATCGGGTCGGGTTGCGGAAGAATGTCGGGGTTGCCCCTGAAGATATTGGGAATTATATCTCGGATCTGTATTTTGGGTCGGGTGAATCAGGGTGCGTTTCTTCTGTTCATTCTTCGGTTTCGTATGTTTGA